From the genome of Monomorium pharaonis isolate MP-MQ-018 chromosome 2, ASM1337386v2, whole genome shotgun sequence, one region includes:
- the LOC105834958 gene encoding ankyrin repeat domain-containing protein 13D: MVNVDTIRKNYPLHWLVWHNNYVELDKELSTNQHDIEKHDNRGRTPLMLAVTLGHTDSTIVLLQHEANVNTENTQGWTVVQEAVGTGNPELLQLVLARRDYQRYCNRVAGIPELLHKLKQAPDFYVEMKWEFTSWVPLVSRMCPSDTYKVYKQGSNVRIDTTLLGFDHANWQRGNRSYVFKGQNDGATMMEVDHETRKVYVEHMKLIEDDNIQLMEPSEEGVIARLTNPIVTTYIDTDKISFERNKAGLWGWRSDKSEVVNGHECKVFSASNVELITKTRLEHLSEADKARARAPRTPLQSFLGIAEQQQESCSTIATSEEFNNVGNSSNITPEEYFDPAIDLNGRDIGRPKEVNTKIQKFKATLWLSEDYPLSLQEQIMPIVDLMAISSSHFAKLKDFIQMQLPAGFPVKIEIPLFHILNARITFGNIFGLDQEVPHVGHLQETNRTTCLVDDVCFETPSGYAKLGAEVRTQYSIEEEDDLLQFAIQQSLLEAGSERDEVDIWEALKAQKPSRPTTPNMTTEEERQLQRAIQASLVLYQETTAGSMEGTAHSGINENEDSDSLEDTAEQLRLALKLSEQQQIEEEQQRLLEEETFRHVLELSLTDK; the protein is encoded by the exons ATGGTGAATGTAGATACTATACGAAAGAATTATCCACTGCACTGGCTCGTTTGGCATAACAACTATGTAGAACTCGACAAGGAACTGTCCACAAATCAG cATGACATAGAAAAGCATGACAATCGAGGAAGGACACCATTGATGTTAGCGGTAACCCTAGGTCATACAGATTCCACTATAGTACTGTTACAGCATGAAGCCAATGTTAATACAGAAAACACTCAAGGATGGACTG tggTTCAAGAAGCAGTTGGTACAGGAAATCCTGAATTGCTGCAATTGGTACTTGCTAGGAGAGATTATCAGAGGTATTGTAATAGAGTGGCTGGTATACCAGAGTTACTTCATAAACTCAAACAG GCGCCTGATTTTTATGTAGAAATGAAATGGGAGTTTACAAGTTGGG TTCCTCTTGTATCTCGGATGTGCCCAAGCGATACATATAAGGTTTATAAACAAGGTAGTAATGTGAGGATCGATACTACTTTATTAGGCTTTGATCACGCAAATTGGCAACGTGGGAATCGAAGTTATGTTTTCAAAGGACAAA ATGATGGCGCAACAATGATGGAAGTAGATCATGAAACAAGAAAAGTTTATGTTGAACATATGAAACTTATAGAAGATGATAATATACAATTGATGGAACCATCTGAAGAAGGTGTGATAGCTCGACTTACTAATCCTATAGTTACAACATATATAGATACagataaaattagttttgaaCG cAATAAAGCAGGTTTATGGGGATGGCGTTCCGACAAAAGTGAAGTAGTAAATGGCCATGAATGTAAGGTGTTCAGCGCAAGTAATGTGGAATTAATAACTAAAACTCGATTAGAGCATTTATCTGAAGCAGATAAAGCAAGAGCTCGAGCACCAAGAACACCTTTACAGTCATTTCTTGGCATTGCCGAACAGCAACAGGAGAGTTGCAGCACCATTGCTActagt gaagaatttaataatgtagGAAATTCCTCTAACATAACTCCTGAGGAATATTTTGACCCAGCTATTGATTTAAATGGAAGAGATATAGGTAGACCAAAAGaagttaatacaaaaatacaaaagtttaAG GCAACTTTATGGTTAAGTGAGGATTATCCATTAAGCCTTCAAGAACAAATTATGCCAATTGTAGATTTGATGGCTATATCTAGTTCGCATTTTGCAAaactaaaagattttattcaaatgcaaCTTCCAGCTGGTTTTCCTGTTAAAATTG aaatTCCTTTGTTCCACATTCTTAATGCAAGAATAACATTTGGAAATATATTTGGGTTAGATCAAGAAGTACCGCATGTAGGTCATTTGCAAGAAACTAATCGTACAACTTGTTTAGTTGACGATGTTTGTTTCGAAACACCTAGTGGATATGCTAAATTAg GTGCGGAAGTTAGAACACAATACAGTATTGAAGAGGAGGACGATTTGCTACAGTTTGCCATTCAGCAAAGTCTTTTGGAAGCTGGCAGTGAACGTGACGag GTTGATATATGGGAAGCACTAAAAGCGCAAAAACCATCTAGACCAACTACACCTAATATGACCACTGAAGAAGAAAGGCAGCTTCAAAG ggCAATTCAGGCTAGTTTAGTGCTATATCAAGAGACTACAGCTGGTTCTATGGAAGGTACTGCACATTCAGGTATAAATGAAAACGAAGATAGCGATTCTCTTGAAGATACTGCAGAACAATTAAGATTAGCGTTAAAGCTTTCTGAACAGCAACAAATAGAAGAGGAGCAACAACGGTTACTGGAAGAAGAAACGTTTCGCCATGTGCTCGAACTATCTTTGACGGATAAGTAA
- the LOC105834960 gene encoding protein lin-37 homolog, whose translation MGKKRNIQPPPIMPGRIKIEIKDEIGDNDVLVARDRLKGALRELLQHSDTGSSAESDDSPITDYKHPVKKITKSINPQQPRKVRRRRPIQADTMFHHTYVMKLFDRSVDLAQFQEDTPLYPICRAWMANQPRNPHLVPKVRSPSPEIINEVSMADNLIGADGEINDVHYLPLPLPREEAIPRNRIPSPILGEKDNLNLDYEGQTLKTKEQLLKEHSERWNAIRKKWHQQAHKNEQRYLQSATILGTIFTKAQSEFE comes from the exons ATGGGAAAGAAAAGGAATATTCAACCACCACCAATAATGCCAGGACGGATAAAAATAGAGATAAAAGACGAAATTG gGGACAATGATGTTCTTGTAGCAAGAGACCGTTTAAAAGGTGCTCTTCGAGAGTTATTACAACATAGTGACACTGGTTCATCAGCAGAATCAGATGATAGCCCTATTACGGATTATAAACATCCAGTAAAAAAGAT AACAAAATCCATTAATCCACAACAACCACGGAAAGTCAGACGTCGTCGACCAATACAAGCTGACACCATGTTTCATCATACATATGTGATGAAATTATTTGATCGCAGTGTTGATTTAGCTCAATTTCAAGAAGACACGCCACTGTATCCAATCTGCCGTGCTTGGATGGCTAATCAACCGAGAAATCCTCATTTGGTCCCtaa AGTGCGTAGTCCAAGtccagaaataattaatgaagttAGCATGGCAGATAATTTAATTGGTGCTGATGGTGAGATAAATGATGTCCATTATTTGCCACTACCTTTACCTCGTGAAGAAGCCATACCAAGAAATCGCATTCCATCGCCTATACTTGGAGAGAAAGATAACTTGAACTTAGATTAT gAAGGACAAACTTTGAAAACGAAAGAGCAATTACTAAAGGAGCATAGTGAACGATGGAATGCTATACGCAAAAAATGGCATCAACAAGCACATAAAAATGAACAGCGTTATTTACAGAGTGCTACTATACTTGGCactatttttacaaa gGCACAATCGGAGTTCGAATAG
- the LOC105834959 gene encoding multiple inositol polyphosphate phosphatase 1 — protein sequence MLWKLSVEILIFCMIANIALASDYSKRKEDYECKLGSKTPYRCVANQDESILKYPDCMEKKIWLILRHGTRYPGKKYIPRMIDDLPELQHVILKNYANGAINLSADDAALFRNWKLSFAQGNMMKLAVEGENEMIDLGERYQARFPTLMPEAFDNQTYKFRFTATQRTEESARHFAVGLFGWYNSKNVWYPLPVYKDRVIRFYKACPRWRQEVDKNLDAKRELTKFLNSKIIRNMLNNVKKRIGHDIDYETAHLMHTTCSFETALNQSVVSPWCKLFSLDDFKVFEYAEDLEFYWIDGYGYSLTYEQACAALKDMFDSFRSINKGPITTAYFTHSGTILKLIALLGLAKDPHPLMHDSFALRKKEDKRAWKSSVIDTFASNMAFVLYDCEYYGPSVLFMLQERPLYLPGCPKDMPCPLSTMKALYPDRDEECQFEAMCHIKQQTKQDN from the exons ATGCTTTGGAAATTATCTGTTGAGatacttatattttgtatgataGCAAATATTGCTCTTGCTTCCGATTATTCCAAGCGTAAAGAAGATTACGAATGTAAATTAGGATCAAAAACTCCTTATAGATGTGTAGCTAATCAAGATGAATCGATATTGAAATATCCAG ATTGTATGGAGAAGAAGATTTGGTTAATTCTGCGTCATGGAACTCGATATCCtggcaaaaaatatatacctcGTATGATAGATGACTTGCCAGAGTTGcaacatgtaatattaaaaaattatgcaaatggaGCAATAAATTTGTCAGCTGATGATGCAGCTCTATTTAGGAATTGGAAATTATCATTTGCACAAGGAAATATGATGAAATTGGCAGTAGAAGGAGAGAATGAAATGATTGATCTCGGAGAAAGGTATCAGGCAAGATTTCCAACACTGATGCCAGAAGCTTTTGATAATCAAACATATAAA tttagaTTCACAGCTACACAACGTACAGAAGAGAGTGCAAGACACTTTGCTGTTGGTTTATTTGGTTGGTATAACAGCAAAAATGTTTGGTATCCATTACCAGTATATAAAGATCGTGTGATAAGA TTTTACAAGGCTTGTCCTCGCTGGCGCCAAGAAGTTGACAAGAATTTAGATGCAAAGCgagaattaacaaaatttcttaatagcaagattattagaaatatgttaaataatgttaaaaagcGTATTGGTCATGATATCGATTATG aAACTGCTCATTTAATGCACACAACGTGTTCTTTTGAAACTGCTTTAAATCAAAGTGTTGTGTCTCCCTGGTGTAAACTATTTTCATTAGATGACTTTAAG gtGTTTGAATATGCGGAAGATCTAGAATTCTATTGGATCGATGGCTATGGCTATTCACTAACTTATGAGCAAGCATGTGCTGCTTTAAAAGACATGTTCGATTCCTTTCG ATCCATAAATAAAGGGCCAATTACAACAGCTTACTTTACACATTCTGGCacgattttgaaattaatagcCTTACTCGGACTAGCCAAAGATCCACATCCATTGATGCACGATTCCTTCGCACTAcgtaaaaaagaagataaaagagCTTGGAAAAGCAGTGTCATTGATACGTTTGCATCTAACATGGCATTTGTTTTGTATGA TTGCGAATATTATGGACCCAGTGTTTTATTTATGCTTCAAGAACGACCGCTATATTTACCAGGTTGTCCAAAGGATATGCCATGTCCATTAAGTACTATGAAAGCATTGTATCCAGATCGCGATGAAGAATGTCAATTTGAAGCTATGTGCCATATAAAACAACAAACAAAACAAGacaattaa
- the LOC105834957 gene encoding geminin isoform X2 — MKPVTGDEIASEDKVRKSLHELQPSAIDKETLVGADRMIKSTQQVKEVKSKKNVPVKIKKDVPKKQKNVTTNDKAVQTVPEKIDIEAEDLTCTDLAGPSENYWQVLAEKRRIALKNTLNENKELIKRLEKLEEEKRIYKEMLDETKSLVEVLQDMIEDDRNDINNSLEDSVL, encoded by the exons ATGAAACCGGTTACTGGCGACGAAATCGCTTCTGAG GATAAAGTTAGAAAATCTTTACATGAACTGCAGCCCTCAGCTATTGATAAAGAAACTTTAGTTGGTGCTGACAGGATGATTAAGTCTACTCAACAAGTAAAAGAAGTAAAATCAAAAAA aaatgtacctgtaaaaataaaaaaagatgttcctaaaaaacaaaaaaacgtgACAACCAATGACAAAGCTGTTCAAACTGTACCAGAAAAGATAGATATTGAAGCCGAGGATTTAACATGCACAG ATTTAGCTGGTCCTAGTGAAAATTATTGGCAAGTTCTGGCTGAAAAAAGGCGAATAGcacttaaaaatactttaaatgaaaataaggAACTTATAAAACGTCTCGAAAAGttagaagaagaaaaacgCATTTATAAGGAAATGTTAGATGAAACGAAGTCACTTGTTGAAGTGCTGCag GACATGATTGAAGATGACAGaaacgatataaataattcattagaAGACAGTGTGCTTTAA
- the LOC105834957 gene encoding geminin isoform X1: MKPVTGDEIASEQDKVRKSLHELQPSAIDKETLVGADRMIKSTQQVKEVKSKKNVPVKIKKDVPKKQKNVTTNDKAVQTVPEKIDIEAEDLTCTDLAGPSENYWQVLAEKRRIALKNTLNENKELIKRLEKLEEEKRIYKEMLDETKSLVEVLQDMIEDDRNDINNSLEDSVL, translated from the exons ATGAAACCGGTTACTGGCGACGAAATCGCTTCTGAG cagGATAAAGTTAGAAAATCTTTACATGAACTGCAGCCCTCAGCTATTGATAAAGAAACTTTAGTTGGTGCTGACAGGATGATTAAGTCTACTCAACAAGTAAAAGAAGTAAAATCAAAAAA aaatgtacctgtaaaaataaaaaaagatgttcctaaaaaacaaaaaaacgtgACAACCAATGACAAAGCTGTTCAAACTGTACCAGAAAAGATAGATATTGAAGCCGAGGATTTAACATGCACAG ATTTAGCTGGTCCTAGTGAAAATTATTGGCAAGTTCTGGCTGAAAAAAGGCGAATAGcacttaaaaatactttaaatgaaaataaggAACTTATAAAACGTCTCGAAAAGttagaagaagaaaaacgCATTTATAAGGAAATGTTAGATGAAACGAAGTCACTTGTTGAAGTGCTGCag GACATGATTGAAGATGACAGaaacgatataaataattcattagaAGACAGTGTGCTTTAA
- the LOC105839990 gene encoding uncharacterized protein LOC105839990 isoform X2, with translation MNLPYAIVQFLKEGTYSEIPTLWLTNNLTQCRWPITKNPTIFIKKSSPPKADWLLLDVKVECYCETLEKAQKQAEDANYAFEIRGCGKRIIHEKQFNDTCTYDDSIDDDCGPQKKLKTDVNRDSEKESFCDKQFLQTKQSSYEKVSQTAKRSFSANRSLCDKSQTLIVDPLQAGDFNKSTTVESEIKVQNPNFISTIPLATIGENIEKLIPICMETLKYVKSIDQRLKALEKAIGIKVEESVTTFERNIINVEEPITTFERNIINVEEPITTFERNVINVEEPMTIFERNINIEKPINTFEGKLPINSIQNLKKFEEDMENAETRTNFIEFMKKIGGKDNKNMVQRCLNRLFTNEFGKACSWLGRRNNYRMCDLKCICILKSVLTAKGVDECDFETIASEWFRLSKMRYDRENKKGSISVEEGLSSVPSASASEIDPLYIPFAYSSAFSAQYTSEQNVEESIKKDKASFIWSSKNIYLLLAKYEERMNEFSLDARHNSKIWESIASDMNKVDPEIAVSGTQCWSKMNSMKEIYRKIVDNNTENIRKPWQYFERMYELFGKLDWENLEITASEVGSSSTLNSTENRNIKEISITKKSESEKLLDEFVNQMRQERQEREKMKEEKKLIILQELQEQKEKRHKEKIDIMKKFCEAVAGKKIFD, from the exons ATGAACTTGCCGTATGCCATTGTACAATTTCTAAAAGAAGGGACATACTCCGAAATTCCAACTTTGTGGCTTACAAATAATTTGACTCAATGTAGGTGGCCAATAACCAAGAACCCtaccatttttattaaaaaaagtagtcCACCAAAAGCTGACTGGTTACTTCTTGATGTCAAAGTAGAATGCTATTGTG aAACTTTAGAAAAGGCACAGAAACAAGCAGAAGATGCTAATTATGCTTTTGAAATTAGAGGATGTGGAAAAAGAATCATACATGAAAAACAATTCAATGATACATGTACTTATGATGACAGTATAGATGATGATTGtg GTCCACAGAAGAAGTTGAAAACTGATGTAAATCGCGATTCTGAAAAAGAATCTTTCTGTGACAAACAATTTTTGCAAACAAAGCAATCATCATATGAAAAAGTCTCACAAACTGCTAAAAGAAGTTTTTCTGCAAATCGTTCATTGTGTGATAAATCACAAACCTTGATAGTTGATCCACTACAAGCGGGTGATTTTAACAAATCCACGACAGTGGAATCTGAAATTAAAGTTCAAA atcccaattttatttcaaccaTTCCATTAGCTACAATTGGTGAAAATATTG aaaaattaattccaaTTTGTATGGAgacattaaaatatgtaaaaagcaTTGACCAAAGGTTGAAAGCTTTAGAGAAAGCAATAGGTATTAAAGTGGAAGAATCTGTGACTACATTTGaaagaaacattattaatgTAGAAGAGCCTATAACTAcatttgaaagaaatattatcaatgTAGAAGAGCCTATAACTACGTTTGAAAGAAACGTCATTAATGTAGAAGAGCCTATGACTATATTTGaaagaaacattaatatagaaaagcctataaatacatttgaagGCAAACTTCCAATCAATTCTATACagaatcttaaaaaatttgaggaAGACATGGAAAATGCTGAAACAagaacaaatttt AtcgaatttatgaaaaaaattggagggaaagacaataaaaatatggtaCAACGGTGTTTGAATCGTTTATTTACAAATGAATTCGGCAAAGCTTGTTCTTGGCTTGGTCGCCGAAATAATTATCGCATGTGCGATTTGAAGTGCATCTGCATATTAAAAA gTGTGTTAACAGCTAAGGGTGTTGACGAATGTGACTTCGAAACTATAGCAAGTGAATGGTTCCGTCTTAGTAAGATGCGATATGATCGGGAAAATAAAAAG GGTTCTATATCTGTAGAGGAAGGTTTATCTTCTGTTCCATCTGCGTCTGCCTCAGAGATAGATCCTCTATACATCCCATTTGCATATTCGTCTGCATTTTCAGCACAGTATACTTCGGAACAGAATGTTGAAGAGTCGATTA AAAAAGACAAAGCTTCATTTATATGGTCTTCAAAGAATATATACTTGCTCTTGGCAAAGTATGAAGAACGCATGAACGAGTTCTCTTTAGATGCAAGACATAATTCTAAAATCTGGGAAAGCATTGCAAGCGACATGAATAAAGTTGATCCAGAAATTGCTGTGTCAGGCACACAATGTTGGTCAAAAATGAACAGTATGAAAgagatatatagaaaaattgtagACAACAATACCGAAAATATTCGAAAACCATGGCAATATTTTGAG agaatGTATgaattatttggaaaattaGATTGGGAAAATTTGGAAATAACAGCATCAGAAGTTGGATCTTCGTCCACTTTAAATTCaacagaaaatagaaatattaaggAAATATCTATCACTAAAAAGTCAGAATCAGAAAAACTTTTAGATGAATTTGTGAACCAAATGAGGCAAGAGAgacaggagagagagaagatgaaagaggaaaaaaagctAATTATATTGCAAGAATTACAagagcaaaaagaaaaacggcataaagagaaaatagaCATCATGAAAAAATTCTGCGAAGCTGTTGCAGGCAAAAAGATATTTGACTAA
- the LOC105839990 gene encoding uncharacterized protein LOC105839990 isoform X1: MGLRLSISTQNGRYPNLDKMNLPYAIVQFLKEGTYSEIPTLWLTNNLTQCRWPITKNPTIFIKKSSPPKADWLLLDVKVECYCETLEKAQKQAEDANYAFEIRGCGKRIIHEKQFNDTCTYDDSIDDDCGPQKKLKTDVNRDSEKESFCDKQFLQTKQSSYEKVSQTAKRSFSANRSLCDKSQTLIVDPLQAGDFNKSTTVESEIKVQNPNFISTIPLATIGENIEKLIPICMETLKYVKSIDQRLKALEKAIGIKVEESVTTFERNIINVEEPITTFERNIINVEEPITTFERNVINVEEPMTIFERNINIEKPINTFEGKLPINSIQNLKKFEEDMENAETRTNFIEFMKKIGGKDNKNMVQRCLNRLFTNEFGKACSWLGRRNNYRMCDLKCICILKSVLTAKGVDECDFETIASEWFRLSKMRYDRENKKGSISVEEGLSSVPSASASEIDPLYIPFAYSSAFSAQYTSEQNVEESIKKDKASFIWSSKNIYLLLAKYEERMNEFSLDARHNSKIWESIASDMNKVDPEIAVSGTQCWSKMNSMKEIYRKIVDNNTENIRKPWQYFERMYELFGKLDWENLEITASEVGSSSTLNSTENRNIKEISITKKSESEKLLDEFVNQMRQERQEREKMKEEKKLIILQELQEQKEKRHKEKIDIMKKFCEAVAGKKIFD, encoded by the exons atgggtttgcgactttccatttccacgcaaaacggcAGGTATCCTAATCTG GACAAAATGAACTTGCCGTATGCCATTGTACAATTTCTAAAAGAAGGGACATACTCCGAAATTCCAACTTTGTGGCTTACAAATAATTTGACTCAATGTAGGTGGCCAATAACCAAGAACCCtaccatttttattaaaaaaagtagtcCACCAAAAGCTGACTGGTTACTTCTTGATGTCAAAGTAGAATGCTATTGTG aAACTTTAGAAAAGGCACAGAAACAAGCAGAAGATGCTAATTATGCTTTTGAAATTAGAGGATGTGGAAAAAGAATCATACATGAAAAACAATTCAATGATACATGTACTTATGATGACAGTATAGATGATGATTGtg GTCCACAGAAGAAGTTGAAAACTGATGTAAATCGCGATTCTGAAAAAGAATCTTTCTGTGACAAACAATTTTTGCAAACAAAGCAATCATCATATGAAAAAGTCTCACAAACTGCTAAAAGAAGTTTTTCTGCAAATCGTTCATTGTGTGATAAATCACAAACCTTGATAGTTGATCCACTACAAGCGGGTGATTTTAACAAATCCACGACAGTGGAATCTGAAATTAAAGTTCAAA atcccaattttatttcaaccaTTCCATTAGCTACAATTGGTGAAAATATTG aaaaattaattccaaTTTGTATGGAgacattaaaatatgtaaaaagcaTTGACCAAAGGTTGAAAGCTTTAGAGAAAGCAATAGGTATTAAAGTGGAAGAATCTGTGACTACATTTGaaagaaacattattaatgTAGAAGAGCCTATAACTAcatttgaaagaaatattatcaatgTAGAAGAGCCTATAACTACGTTTGAAAGAAACGTCATTAATGTAGAAGAGCCTATGACTATATTTGaaagaaacattaatatagaaaagcctataaatacatttgaagGCAAACTTCCAATCAATTCTATACagaatcttaaaaaatttgaggaAGACATGGAAAATGCTGAAACAagaacaaatttt AtcgaatttatgaaaaaaattggagggaaagacaataaaaatatggtaCAACGGTGTTTGAATCGTTTATTTACAAATGAATTCGGCAAAGCTTGTTCTTGGCTTGGTCGCCGAAATAATTATCGCATGTGCGATTTGAAGTGCATCTGCATATTAAAAA gTGTGTTAACAGCTAAGGGTGTTGACGAATGTGACTTCGAAACTATAGCAAGTGAATGGTTCCGTCTTAGTAAGATGCGATATGATCGGGAAAATAAAAAG GGTTCTATATCTGTAGAGGAAGGTTTATCTTCTGTTCCATCTGCGTCTGCCTCAGAGATAGATCCTCTATACATCCCATTTGCATATTCGTCTGCATTTTCAGCACAGTATACTTCGGAACAGAATGTTGAAGAGTCGATTA AAAAAGACAAAGCTTCATTTATATGGTCTTCAAAGAATATATACTTGCTCTTGGCAAAGTATGAAGAACGCATGAACGAGTTCTCTTTAGATGCAAGACATAATTCTAAAATCTGGGAAAGCATTGCAAGCGACATGAATAAAGTTGATCCAGAAATTGCTGTGTCAGGCACACAATGTTGGTCAAAAATGAACAGTATGAAAgagatatatagaaaaattgtagACAACAATACCGAAAATATTCGAAAACCATGGCAATATTTTGAG agaatGTATgaattatttggaaaattaGATTGGGAAAATTTGGAAATAACAGCATCAGAAGTTGGATCTTCGTCCACTTTAAATTCaacagaaaatagaaatattaaggAAATATCTATCACTAAAAAGTCAGAATCAGAAAAACTTTTAGATGAATTTGTGAACCAAATGAGGCAAGAGAgacaggagagagagaagatgaaagaggaaaaaaagctAATTATATTGCAAGAATTACAagagcaaaaagaaaaacggcataaagagaaaatagaCATCATGAAAAAATTCTGCGAAGCTGTTGCAGGCAAAAAGATATTTGACTAA